One stretch of Eggerthella lenta DSM 2243 DNA includes these proteins:
- a CDS encoding patatin-like phospholipase family protein has protein sequence MSETTEHASAAPASSPASSHVPAWRGHGTVPVNLVLEGGAMRGQFTAGVLDFFMDQKLFCERVIGVSAGALCGYNYVAGEDGRTCYLNTKYCDDWRYLSMKSFVRTGNACGREFAFDEIPNRLEPFDYAGFDQSPMQLIAVSSDLVTGEADYHPFADSLADLPYLIASSSMPLVSQIVDVDGKLLLDGGTCDSVPIMYSMLTGARKHIVVLTQAADYVKGPNKLMAILRQRYGLYPHYLERLQHRHYEYNRTYRALPRLHDAGKLFLIRPPEPVTVGSMERDADKLFALYEQGYAEAARRWPALQAYLEA, from the coding sequence ATGAGCGAAACGACCGAGCACGCCTCCGCAGCACCCGCCTCCTCGCCCGCATCGTCGCACGTGCCCGCTTGGCGCGGACACGGCACCGTCCCGGTGAACCTCGTGCTGGAAGGCGGCGCCATGCGCGGCCAGTTCACGGCCGGCGTGCTGGACTTCTTCATGGATCAGAAGCTGTTCTGCGAGCGCGTCATCGGCGTGTCGGCGGGTGCGCTGTGCGGCTACAACTACGTGGCCGGCGAAGACGGCCGCACGTGCTACCTCAACACGAAGTACTGCGACGACTGGCGTTATCTGTCCATGAAGAGCTTCGTGCGCACCGGCAACGCCTGCGGGCGCGAGTTCGCCTTCGACGAGATCCCCAACCGCCTGGAGCCGTTCGACTACGCCGGGTTCGACCAGTCGCCCATGCAGCTGATCGCCGTTTCCAGCGACCTCGTCACCGGCGAGGCGGACTACCACCCCTTCGCCGACTCGCTGGCCGACCTGCCCTACCTCATCGCGTCGTCGTCCATGCCGCTGGTCAGCCAGATCGTGGACGTCGACGGCAAGCTGCTGCTGGACGGCGGCACCTGCGACAGCGTGCCCATTATGTACTCGATGCTGACGGGCGCGCGCAAGCACATCGTGGTGCTCACGCAGGCGGCCGACTACGTGAAAGGACCGAACAAGCTCATGGCCATCCTGCGCCAGCGCTATGGACTGTACCCCCACTACCTCGAGCGCCTGCAGCACCGCCACTACGAGTACAACCGCACGTACCGCGCGCTGCCTCGCCTGCACGATGCCGGAAAGCTGTTCCTCATCAGGCCTCCCGAGCCGGTTACCGTGGGCAGCATGGAGCGCGACGCCGACAAGCTGTTCGCGCTCTACGAGCAGGGCTACGCCGAAGCGGCCCGTCGCTGGCCCGCGCTCCAGGCGTACCTGGAGGCGTAA
- a CDS encoding ion transporter, translated as MGAARRNAGHAGGARDAKRAPRRAPSAFKRQAYFALEDVRRGNAVARIVGIALFALIVANAILVFAETQPGIPAGVSAALLAFGLASSVCFGLEYAARLWTADLVHPDASPARARMRYALSPMGIIDLLAFAPGLLVLFVPVSSPMLNAARIVRLVRLIKLSRYMRGLRSIACVFRKRRPEIVAAFMVLALLTVTASVLMYEIEHPVQPEKFDSVFTGMYWAMTTITTTGYGDLVPVTAAGRLVGFCTMLLSIGVVAIPAGIFSAGFVSEFRAQDARDRLDADALQGGFDERAAEGGPAEGGEADRDA; from the coding sequence CCGCGCCCCCTCGGCGTTCAAGCGGCAGGCGTACTTTGCGCTCGAGGACGTGCGGCGCGGCAACGCCGTCGCGCGCATCGTGGGCATCGCGCTGTTCGCGCTCATCGTCGCGAACGCGATCCTCGTGTTCGCCGAGACGCAGCCCGGCATCCCGGCCGGGGTGTCGGCGGCGCTTCTGGCCTTCGGGCTGGCGTCCAGCGTGTGCTTCGGCTTGGAGTACGCTGCGCGCCTGTGGACTGCCGACCTCGTCCATCCCGACGCATCGCCCGCTCGCGCACGCATGCGCTACGCGCTGTCGCCGATGGGGATCATCGACCTGCTGGCCTTCGCGCCCGGTTTGCTCGTGCTGTTCGTGCCCGTGTCGTCCCCCATGCTGAACGCGGCTCGCATCGTCCGCCTCGTGCGCCTTATCAAGCTGTCGCGCTACATGCGCGGTCTGCGCTCCATCGCGTGCGTGTTCCGAAAGCGCCGCCCGGAGATCGTGGCGGCATTCATGGTGCTCGCCCTGCTCACCGTAACGGCCAGCGTGCTCATGTACGAAATCGAGCATCCCGTGCAGCCCGAGAAGTTCGACAGCGTGTTCACGGGCATGTACTGGGCGATGACCACCATCACCACCACGGGCTACGGCGACCTCGTGCCCGTCACGGCCGCCGGGCGCCTCGTCGGCTTCTGCACGATGCTCCTGTCAATCGGCGTGGTGGCCATTCCGGCCGGCATCTTCTCAGCTGGGTTCGTGTCCGAGTTCCGGGCTCAGGATGCGCGCGACCGGCTCGATGCCGACGCGTTGCAAGGAGGCTTCGACGAGCGCGCTGCGGAAGGCGGGCCGGCCGAAGGCGGGGAAGCGGACCGCGACGCCTAG